From Buchnera aphidicola (Mindarus keteleerifoliae), the proteins below share one genomic window:
- the tusB gene encoding sulfurtransferase complex subunit TusB, whose product MLHTLMQSPFKIDTILLFNFLKPIDDFLALQDGVLISLKKNFFLKFLLKSKANLYVLDSDLQARGISNRVSDHFLKITYRDFVFLTKINKMQMNW is encoded by the coding sequence ATGTTACATACTTTAATGCAGTCTCCTTTTAAAATAGATACAATATTATTATTCAATTTTTTAAAACCTATAGATGATTTTTTAGCATTGCAAGATGGCGTGTTAATTTCCTTAAAGAAAAATTTTTTTTTAAAATTTTTATTAAAATCTAAAGCTAATTTGTATGTTTTAGATTCGGATTTGCAAGCTAGAGGTATATCAAATAGAGTATCTGATCATTTTTTAAAAATTACTTACAGAGATTTTGTTTTTTTAACTAAAATTAATAAAATGCAGATGAATTGGTAA
- the tusC gene encoding sulfurtransferase complex subunit TusC: protein MTKLFNFKRKEILSSVAFIFSNSPHGDHCSREGLDYVLASSLIFKKIGLFFIGDGVFQIFKDQQPKKIFSKSYISLFFILSDYNFSDFFVCLDSLSSRGIKKASNFLLKVQLLNKKCIIKKINKFDIILNF from the coding sequence GTGACCAAATTATTCAATTTTAAAAGAAAAGAGATACTATCTTCAGTAGCATTTATTTTTTCCAATTCCCCCCATGGTGATCATTGTAGTAGAGAGGGGTTAGATTATGTTTTAGCTTCATCATTAATCTTCAAAAAAATTGGATTATTTTTTATTGGAGATGGTGTATTTCAGATATTTAAAGATCAGCAGCCAAAAAAAATTTTTTCAAAAAGTTATATTTCTTTGTTTTTTATTTTATCTGATTACAATTTTTCAGATTTTTTTGTATGTTTAGATTCCTTATCTAGTAGAGGTATTAAAAAAGCATCTAACTTTTTATTAAAAGTACAACTATTAAATAAAAAATGTATTATAAAAAAAATAAACAAATTTGATATTATTTTAAATTTTTAA
- the tusD gene encoding sulfurtransferase complex subunit TusD: protein MLLITGPVYGSQNALTGLLFARNAFSSGNNISSIFFYCNGVTNFNTKYSPSKNEFNLVQAWIDLNKKFKVKLNVCESASLRRGVISKKKNNIDKELVYFQLVGLIEIVQEMRYCDQIIQF, encoded by the coding sequence ATGTTGTTAATAACAGGTCCGGTTTATGGAAGTCAAAATGCTTTGACAGGATTATTATTTGCTAGAAATGCATTCTCTTCTGGAAACAATATTAGTAGTATTTTTTTTTATTGTAATGGAGTCACAAATTTTAATACAAAGTATTCCCCTTCCAAAAATGAATTCAATTTAGTACAAGCTTGGATTGATTTAAATAAAAAATTTAAGGTTAAGCTGAACGTTTGTGAAAGTGCTTCTTTAAGAAGAGGAGTAATAAGCAAAAAAAAAAATAATATTGATAAAGAATTGGTTTATTTTCAGTTAGTTGGATTAATAGAAATTGTTCAGGAAATGAGATATTGTGACCAAATTATTCAATTTTAA
- the tsgA gene encoding MFS transporter TsgA: MKNKILLTIISFFSYFITGGLIVTTGMILGKIAKYFDLSTTNMSSTFTFLNAGLLISIFLNAWIIEFISIKKQLISGFLLMLFAIIGLIKSSNLIIFSGSIFIFGLVSGITMSIGTFLITILYKGNQRIKFLLLTDSFFSMSGMIFPFIATKIFDYHLTWYWIYILIFSVYIIIFFLTINAKFPIPTKRINLKKIKIKKNFIIGNMLLSIMALLYILGQLSFISWIPEYATQLLKLNIKEAGKLVSFFWMSYMIGMWFFSLILKFFDLQKILVLLTGTSSFIMYLFIGANNLKLLSITIISLGFFSSAIYTVIITLSSLQTKNPSPKQISFVLTSGTVGTLLTFIVTKPIIIKKGLIFALITANFLYTIVFCLSITFGFFTNHRKNIIHNHNL, from the coding sequence ATGAAAAATAAAATATTGCTTACAATAATTAGTTTTTTTTCATACTTTATAACTGGGGGTTTAATAGTTACAACAGGAATGATATTAGGAAAAATTGCAAAATATTTTGATCTTTCTACTACCAATATGAGTAGTACATTTACTTTTTTAAATGCTGGTCTTTTAATTTCAATTTTTCTAAATGCTTGGATAATTGAATTTATTTCAATAAAGAAACAACTTATATCTGGATTTTTATTAATGTTATTTGCAATAATTGGATTAATAAAAAGTTCAAATTTAATAATTTTTAGCGGCAGTATTTTCATATTCGGATTGGTAAGTGGTATCACTATGTCAATAGGTACTTTTTTAATAACTATTTTATATAAAGGAAATCAAAGGATAAAATTTCTTTTATTGACAGATTCGTTTTTTAGTATGTCAGGAATGATTTTTCCTTTTATCGCAACTAAAATTTTTGATTATCATTTGACTTGGTACTGGATATATATCTTAATTTTTTCAGTTTACATAATAATTTTTTTCCTAACAATCAATGCGAAATTTCCAATTCCGACTAAAAGAATTAATTTAAAAAAAATAAAAATAAAAAAAAATTTTATAATTGGAAATATGTTACTATCAATTATGGCTTTACTATACATTTTAGGTCAGTTAAGCTTTATTTCGTGGATTCCAGAATATGCAACTCAATTATTAAAACTCAATATAAAAGAAGCTGGAAAATTAGTAAGTTTTTTTTGGATGTCTTATATGATAGGAATGTGGTTTTTTAGTTTAATACTTAAATTTTTTGATTTACAAAAAATTTTAGTTTTATTAACAGGAACTTCTAGTTTTATTATGTATCTATTTATTGGTGCAAATAACTTAAAACTATTATCGATAACAATCATTTCTTTAGGATTCTTTTCTAGTGCAATTTATACAGTAATTATAACTCTATCTTCCTTACAAACAAAAAATCCTTCCCCTAAACAAATAAGTTTTGTTTTAACTTCTGGAACTGTTGGAACTTTGTTAACCTTTATCGTCACAAAACCAATTATTATAAAAAAAGGACTAATTTTTGCTTTAATTACAGCAAATTTTTTATATACAATTGTTTTCTGTCTATCTATAACTTTTGGGTTTTTTACAAATCATCGAAAAAATATCATTCATAATCATAATCTATAG
- the trpS gene encoding tryptophan--tRNA ligase, which yields MNNFKSVAFSAMQPSGSFTLGNYLGSLKYWSDMQKKYQCFYCIADLHALTTLNINSNLEKNTLDAVALYLACGINPKKSIIFVQSHVLEHTSLYWFLNCHSSYNELKRMTQFKVKQKSNISFSTAGLLNYPILMAADILLYQSKKVIVGEDQKQHLELTRNLAKKINSFKKDTFVIPETIVPKYSSKIMSLLNPYQKMSKSDINVNSTIFLLDKKESIIKKIKKAVTDSDKDGKICYDLKKKPGISNFLKILSSIREIPIFVLENEFSRKNYSDLKQVLIDEVSTVIEKIKNDFYFFRKNELFLKKIVNEGAERARFFAKKTMNKIFNLFALLKNN from the coding sequence ATGAATAATTTTAAATCAGTAGCATTTAGTGCTATGCAACCTTCAGGATCTTTTACTTTAGGCAATTATTTAGGTTCGCTTAAATACTGGTCTGACATGCAAAAAAAATACCAGTGTTTTTATTGTATAGCAGATTTACATGCTTTAACTACATTAAATATTAATAGCAATTTAGAAAAAAATACTTTGGATGCTGTTGCATTGTATTTGGCATGTGGCATAAATCCTAAAAAAAGTATTATTTTTGTACAGTCTCATGTTTTGGAACATACTTCATTGTATTGGTTTTTAAATTGTCATTCAAGTTATAATGAATTAAAACGTATGACACAATTTAAAGTAAAACAAAAAAGCAATATTTCTTTTTCTACTGCTGGTTTGTTAAATTATCCAATTTTAATGGCAGCAGATATACTATTGTATCAATCTAAAAAAGTAATTGTTGGAGAAGATCAAAAACAACATTTAGAATTAACAAGAAATTTGGCAAAAAAAATTAACTCTTTTAAAAAGGATACTTTTGTAATTCCTGAAACAATAGTTCCAAAATACAGTAGTAAAATAATGTCATTACTTAATCCTTATCAAAAAATGTCTAAATCTGATATAAATGTCAACAGTACAATTTTTTTATTAGATAAAAAAGAATCTATCATAAAAAAAATAAAGAAGGCTGTAACTGATTCAGATAAAGATGGTAAAATATGTTACGATTTGAAAAAAAAACCTGGAATTTCTAATTTTTTGAAGATTTTGTCTAGCATTAGAGAGATTCCGATATTTGTTTTAGAGAATGAATTTTCCAGAAAAAATTATAGTGATTTAAAGCAAGTTTTAATCGATGAAGTTAGTACAGTAATTGAAAAAATTAAAAATGATTTTTATTTTTTTAGAAAAAATGAATTGTTTTTAAAAAAAATTGTCAATGAAGGTGCTGAAAGAGCAAGATTTTTTGCTAAAAAAACAATGAATAAAATTTTCAATTTATTTGCTTTACTAAAAAATAATTAA
- the rpe gene encoding ribulose-phosphate 3-epimerase, translating to MKNFFLAPSVLSANFSKLGEDIQKSIDAGGDIIHFDVMDNHYVENLTFGPMVLQSLRDYKISAKIDVHLMASPVDSLIPKFAKSGADFISVHPESTNHIDRTLRMIKDYGCKAGISLNPGTPINYLDYVMDQLDMITVMSVNPGFGGQTFIPESINKIRQVRQRINESSNNILLEVDGGINIKNISDIALAGANVFVIGSALFGSSDYTFVIRKLRQELKKVHFNLMN from the coding sequence ATGAAAAATTTTTTTTTAGCCCCTTCAGTTTTATCAGCTAATTTTTCAAAATTAGGCGAAGATATTCAAAAATCAATTGATGCAGGGGGGGATATAATACATTTTGACGTAATGGATAATCATTATGTGGAAAATTTAACTTTTGGACCGATGGTTTTACAATCTCTTCGAGATTACAAAATTTCTGCTAAAATAGATGTTCATTTAATGGCTAGTCCTGTAGATTCTTTAATACCTAAATTTGCAAAATCCGGAGCTGATTTTATTTCAGTTCATCCTGAATCAACGAATCATATTGATAGAACTTTACGAATGATTAAAGATTATGGATGTAAAGCAGGAATTAGCTTAAATCCTGGAACTCCTATTAATTATCTTGATTATGTAATGGATCAATTAGACATGATAACAGTAATGTCCGTAAACCCGGGATTTGGAGGACAAACTTTTATACCAGAGAGTATAAATAAAATTAGGCAAGTTAGACAACGGATTAATGAAAGTTCAAATAATATTTTATTAGAAGTAGATGGTGGAATTAATATTAAAAATATTTCTGATATAGCTTTAGCAGGAGCAAATGTTTTTGTTATAGGATCAGCTTTGTTTGGTTCCTCTGATTACACTTTTGTTATAAGAAAGCTAAGACAAGAATTAAAAAAAGTACATTTTAATTTAATGAATTAA
- the aroB gene encoding 3-dehydroquinate synthase — translation MEKLQVSLGNRSYPITIGSKILELDNIFWPLKPGNQAMLVTNKTLANIWKDKVFYQLRQAGIKLDQVILSDGEQYKTLNEMELIISALLEKLHNRDTTLIALGGGVIGDLTGFAASIYQRGVRFIQIPTTLLSQVDSSVGGKTGVNHILGKNMIGSFWQPSSVIIDINCLSTLPNSEMVSGIAEVIKYAIAFDEKFFIWLEQKIHLVLALNEPELSYCISKCCQLKSYVISVDEREDNVRALLNLGHTFGHAIEAHLGYGSWLHGEAVSVGIIIAARVSYLLEKISKIEVNRIVNLFKKVGLPTKAPKNMTPHAYLPYLTKDKKVLSGIIRFILPVKIGEVKIFTNIDKNVLLSAIRSSQ, via the coding sequence ATGGAGAAATTACAGGTTAGTTTAGGAAATAGGAGCTATCCAATTACTATTGGATCTAAAATTTTAGAGTTAGATAATATTTTTTGGCCTTTGAAACCAGGAAATCAGGCCATGTTAGTAACTAATAAAACATTAGCGAATATTTGGAAAGATAAGGTTTTTTATCAATTAAGACAAGCTGGTATTAAATTAGATCAAGTAATTTTATCCGATGGGGAACAGTATAAGACTTTAAATGAAATGGAGTTAATTATTTCAGCATTATTAGAAAAGCTTCATAATAGAGATACAACTTTAATTGCTTTAGGAGGAGGTGTTATAGGAGATTTAACAGGGTTTGCTGCTTCTATTTATCAAAGAGGAGTGAGGTTTATTCAAATTCCTACAACTTTGTTATCTCAAGTAGATTCTTCTGTTGGAGGAAAGACGGGGGTTAATCATATTTTAGGGAAAAATATGATCGGATCTTTTTGGCAACCTTCTTCGGTAATTATTGACATTAATTGTCTATCGACATTGCCTAATAGTGAAATGGTTTCTGGAATAGCTGAAGTTATTAAATATGCGATTGCTTTTGATGAAAAATTTTTTATTTGGTTAGAACAAAAAATTCATTTAGTTTTAGCTTTAAATGAACCAGAACTTTCTTATTGTATTTCAAAGTGTTGTCAATTAAAATCGTATGTTATTTCTGTTGATGAAAGAGAAGATAATGTTCGAGCACTTTTGAATTTAGGACACACTTTTGGACATGCTATTGAAGCACATTTAGGATACGGAAGTTGGTTGCACGGAGAAGCTGTATCTGTTGGAATCATTATTGCGGCAAGAGTTTCATATTTATTAGAAAAAATCAGTAAAATTGAAGTAAATCGAATTGTTAATTTATTTAAAAAAGTTGGTTTACCAACAAAAGCACCAAAAAATATGACGCCTCATGCTTATCTTCCTTATCTTACAAAAGATAAAAAAGTACTTTCAGGGATAATACGATTCATTTTACCAGTAAAAATTGGGGAAGTTAAAATATTCACTAATATAGATAAAAACGTTCTTTTATCAGCCATTAGAAGTAGTCAATAG
- the aroK gene encoding shikimate kinase AroK, which translates to MAEKRNIFLVGPMGAGKSTIGRQLAQQLNMDFYDSDQEIEKRTGADINWVFDVEGEKGFRNREKKIINELTMKQGIVLATGGGSITTKEARNQLSSRGVVIYLKTTIEKQLMRTNRDKKRPLLKEKGISDTGILQKLANYRNPLYEEIADFTVCTDEQSAKVVSHQIIDLLNRK; encoded by the coding sequence ATGGCAGAAAAACGAAATATTTTTTTAGTTGGACCAATGGGAGCAGGGAAAAGCACCATAGGAAGGCAATTAGCTCAACAACTTAATATGGACTTTTATGATTCTGATCAAGAGATTGAAAAAAGAACCGGTGCAGATATAAACTGGGTTTTTGACGTGGAAGGTGAAAAAGGTTTTAGAAATAGAGAAAAAAAGATAATTAATGAATTAACTATGAAACAGGGAATAGTATTAGCAACAGGAGGAGGTTCCATAACTACAAAGGAAGCAAGGAATCAACTTTCATCAAGAGGTGTAGTAATATACTTAAAGACAACTATTGAAAAACAATTAATGCGTACAAATAGGGATAAAAAAAGACCTTTGTTAAAGGAAAAGGGAATATCTGATACAGGTATATTACAAAAATTAGCTAATTATAGAAATCCATTATACGAAGAAATTGCAGATTTTACCGTATGTACAGATGAACAAAGTGCAAAAGTTGTTTCGCATCAAATTATAGATTTACTAAACAGAAAATAA
- the deoD gene encoding purine-nucleoside phosphorylase, translated as MITPHIDSKENSFSEVVFVSGDPNRIRYIAKNYLTDVIKVNTVRAMLGFTGRYKSKIISLMAHGIGMPSCCLYVRELIEFYKVKKIIRLGSCGIVREDIKLNDLIISTGACTDSKMNRIKFLDHDFSAIPDFNTVYKLIKAAKKNNVFIRVGNFFSTDSFYFPRKKEYLSLLRKYNISGIDMETAGLYSVASELNVKSASICTVSDNIITGEKLTIKEREESFDKMIGVALKSVLLKGIL; from the coding sequence ATGATTACTCCTCATATTGATTCTAAAGAAAACAGTTTTTCTGAAGTTGTATTTGTTTCTGGTGATCCAAATAGAATAAGATATATAGCTAAGAATTATTTAACAGATGTTATTAAAGTGAATACGGTTCGTGCTATGCTTGGTTTTACTGGAAGGTACAAAAGCAAAATTATATCTCTCATGGCACATGGTATAGGAATGCCTTCATGTTGTTTATATGTAAGAGAATTAATTGAATTTTATAAAGTTAAGAAAATAATTCGTTTAGGTAGTTGTGGTATAGTTAGAGAAGACATAAAATTAAATGATTTAATTATTTCTACTGGAGCTTGTACAGATTCAAAGATGAATAGAATTAAATTTTTAGATCATGATTTCTCTGCTATTCCTGATTTTAATACGGTTTATAAATTAATAAAGGCTGCTAAAAAAAATAATGTTTTTATTAGAGTTGGAAATTTTTTTAGCACTGATTCATTTTATTTTCCGAGGAAAAAAGAATATCTTTCTTTATTAAGAAAATATAATATTTCTGGTATTGATATGGAAACAGCAGGTTTATATAGTGTAGCTTCTGAATTAAATGTTAAGTCGGCTTCTATATGTACTGTTTCAGATAATATCATTACCGGGGAAAAGTTAACTATTAAAGAAAGAGAAGAAAGTTTTGATAAAATGATTGGTGTTGCTTTAAAATCAGTATTGTTAAAAGGAATATTATAA
- a CDS encoding phosphopentomutase encodes MRRVFILLLDSLGIGSSKDSKLFGDDGSDTLGHIAEKCFLGKANQGRSGVLRIPNLTKLGLAESAYQATNRFPLGLNRNLPIISSYAYASQVSSGKDTISGHWEISGVPILFDWYYFRNKFESVSTDLVNQIIFDSNISGIIGNCHASGTDVLDIYGETHILTNKPIFYTSSDSVLQIACHENFFGLQKLYELCLKVRKILNNKKYKVARVIARPFLGEKKGSFFRTNNRKDFSIKPIDDTVMVKLIRENLGTVISIGKVSDIFSNVGISYSIKSNGIINSFNKIIKEIKKAKNNTIIFANFVDFDSLWGHRRDVSGYAKGLELFDQNLPKILEIITDKDLLIITADHGCDPTWKGSDHTRENIPILLYQKNKKSVFLGHRKTFSDIAQTIASFFSLSKMNYGKSMVSNELTF; translated from the coding sequence ATGAGACGAGTATTCATTTTATTACTAGATTCTTTAGGAATAGGGTCAAGTAAAGATTCAAAATTGTTTGGAGATGATGGTTCAGATACATTAGGTCATATAGCAGAAAAATGTTTTTTAGGTAAAGCAAATCAAGGTAGATCAGGAGTCTTACGTATACCCAATTTAACTAAATTGGGATTAGCAGAATCAGCATATCAGGCCACTAATAGGTTTCCTTTGGGATTAAATAGAAATTTACCTATTATAAGTAGTTATGCTTATGCAAGTCAAGTTTCTTCTGGGAAAGATACTATTTCTGGACATTGGGAAATTTCAGGTGTACCAATATTATTTGATTGGTATTATTTTAGAAACAAATTTGAGAGTGTTTCAACAGATTTAGTAAATCAAATTATTTTTGATTCAAATATTTCAGGAATAATAGGAAATTGCCATGCTTCTGGAACAGATGTTTTAGATATTTATGGAGAAACACATATCTTAACAAACAAACCTATATTTTATACATCTTCAGATTCTGTGTTACAAATAGCATGTCATGAAAATTTTTTCGGATTACAAAAATTATATGAGTTATGTTTGAAAGTACGAAAAATTTTAAATAATAAGAAATATAAAGTTGCTAGAGTTATAGCTAGACCTTTCTTAGGAGAAAAGAAAGGGTCTTTTTTTAGGACAAACAATAGAAAAGATTTTTCGATCAAACCAATTGATGATACTGTAATGGTTAAATTAATAAGAGAAAATTTAGGAACAGTTATTTCAATTGGAAAGGTAAGTGATATATTTTCAAATGTAGGAATTAGTTATTCGATCAAATCAAATGGTATAATAAATTCGTTTAATAAAATTATTAAAGAAATAAAAAAAGCAAAAAATAATACAATCATTTTTGCTAATTTTGTTGATTTTGATTCTTTATGGGGACATAGAAGAGATGTTTCTGGATATGCAAAAGGATTAGAATTATTTGATCAAAATTTACCAAAGATATTAGAAATAATTACTGATAAAGATTTGTTAATTATAACAGCAGATCATGGATGTGATCCTACCTGGAAAGGAAGTGATCATACACGAGAAAACATTCCTATTCTTTTATATCAAAAAAATAAAAAATCTGTTTTTTTAGGACATAGAAAAACATTCTCAGATATAGCACAAACGATAGCTAGTTTTTTCTCACTTTCTAAAATGAATTATGGAAAAAGTATGGTTTCTAATGAACTTACTTTTTAA
- the ansA gene encoding asparaginase, with translation MNRKKIYIAYTGGTIGMKKSRSGYIPVAGYLKKKIMKIPDFQKKEIPFFKINEYQPLIDSSNMTPNEWNIIANDIHKNYKKYDGFIILHGTDTMAYTASALSFMLQNLEKPIIITGSQIPLSEIRSDGKQNLLNALIIAANYPINEVTLFFNHKLFRGNRSTKSNANGFNAFTSPNFPCLLKTGISIYHDYKIIKNKYKKNIKYYSITPQPIGIITIYPGISEKIIHNFIVQPLKALILCSYGVGNAPQNKKFLNELNYASKKNIILVNLTQCTSGTVNMSGYATGNALSNVGVISGYDLTVEAALTKLHFLFSSYKSVDKIKKIMKKNLCGELTPEKNNTLHNSKY, from the coding sequence ATGAATAGAAAAAAAATTTACATTGCTTATACAGGCGGGACTATTGGAATGAAAAAATCTAGATCAGGTTATATACCAGTAGCAGGGTATTTAAAAAAAAAAATAATGAAAATTCCAGATTTTCAAAAAAAAGAAATTCCTTTTTTTAAAATAAACGAATATCAACCTCTAATTGACTCTTCCAACATGACACCTAATGAATGGAATATTATTGCTAATGATATTCATAAAAATTATAAAAAATATGACGGTTTTATAATTTTGCATGGAACTGATACAATGGCTTACACCGCTTCAGCTCTTTCATTTATGCTTCAAAATTTAGAAAAACCTATAATTATAACTGGTTCCCAAATTCCTCTTTCAGAAATTCGATCAGATGGAAAACAAAATTTATTAAATGCTTTAATAATTGCAGCAAACTATCCTATTAATGAAGTTACTTTATTTTTTAACCATAAATTATTCAGAGGCAATCGTTCTACTAAATCCAATGCTAACGGATTCAACGCTTTTACATCTCCTAATTTTCCCTGTTTGTTAAAAACTGGAATCAGTATATATCACGATTATAAAATTATTAAGAACAAGTACAAAAAAAATATTAAATATTATTCAATTACTCCTCAACCAATAGGAATTATTACTATTTATCCTGGTATTTCGGAAAAAATAATTCATAACTTTATTGTTCAACCACTAAAAGCATTAATATTATGCTCTTATGGAGTTGGTAATGCTCCTCAAAATAAAAAATTTTTAAATGAATTAAATTATGCTTCAAAAAAAAATATCATCTTAGTTAATTTAACTCAATGTACATCTGGCACTGTAAATATGTCTGGATATGCAACGGGAAATGCTCTTTCTAATGTAGGTGTAATCAGTGGATACGACTTAACAGTAGAAGCAGCATTAACTAAGTTACATTTTTTATTTAGCAGTTATAAATCTGTTGATAAAATTAAGAAAATTATGAAGAAAAATCTTTGTGGAGAATTAACTCCAGAAAAAAATAATACTTTACATAATTCAAAATATTAG
- a CDS encoding NifU family protein: MINISKLAQDYFVNLLGKEKKNTHIRIFVKNPGTKFAECGLTYCFEKEISSLDKEIKYSKFNVYINSSVVLYFKDATIDIIKENENSRLVLNAPYVQKSLLNHSLSLKDKLIVFLNEKINPKLNAHGGSISLVEITEDKHAVLEFKGGCNGCSMAHITLKSGVEKELLKYFPELKKVIDITEHKKGKHSFF, encoded by the coding sequence ATGATTAATATCTCTAAATTAGCACAAGATTATTTTGTAAATCTTTTGGGAAAAGAAAAAAAAAATACGCATATTCGGATATTTGTAAAAAATCCAGGCACTAAGTTTGCAGAATGTGGTTTAACTTATTGCTTTGAAAAAGAAATATCTTCTTTGGATAAAGAAATTAAATATTCAAAATTTAACGTTTATATAAATAGTTCAGTAGTTTTATATTTTAAAGATGCAACAATAGATATTATAAAAGAGAATGAGAATTCTAGGCTAGTTTTGAATGCTCCTTATGTTCAAAAATCATTATTAAACCATTCCTTATCATTAAAAGATAAACTGATTGTTTTTTTAAATGAAAAAATCAATCCAAAACTCAATGCACATGGAGGTTCAATTTCTTTAGTAGAAATAACAGAAGATAAGCATGCTGTGCTAGAGTTTAAAGGTGGTTGTAATGGATGTTCTATGGCACATATAACGTTAAAATCAGGAGTAGAAAAAGAGTTGTTAAAGTACTTTCCGGAATTAAAAAAAGTAATAGATATTACAGAACATAAAAAAGGCAAGCATTCTTTTTTTTAA
- the bioH gene encoding pimeloyl-ACP methyl ester esterase BioH: MKKFYLHSIGNGSKNLVLIHGYGFDSTIWFYLIKKLKKYYKIYVIDLPGFGKNRFFPVLKFNQLIKLISLYMPPKAIWMGWSLGGLIVNKLALTHPERISSIINVSSSPYFLKKKNWPGLEYSELLNFKNQLKKNYKLSVKNFFQEQKLNNKENVNPIYWKNFQKKMLATFSPSNLALEEGFKILCSIDLRKEIKNIKIPLLRIYGSLDLMVPKKISNLLDLCCYEPKSIIIKKASHAPFISHLKQFCKIILLFSKQLTFKKIS; this comes from the coding sequence ATGAAAAAATTTTATTTGCATAGTATTGGAAACGGATCAAAAAATTTAGTTCTAATTCATGGATATGGATTTGATTCAACGATCTGGTTTTATCTTATTAAGAAATTAAAAAAATATTACAAAATATATGTTATAGATTTACCTGGATTTGGGAAAAATCGTTTTTTCCCCGTACTAAAATTTAATCAATTAATTAAATTAATATCTCTATATATGCCACCAAAAGCAATCTGGATGGGTTGGTCTTTAGGCGGGTTAATAGTTAACAAATTAGCTTTAACTCATCCTGAAAGAATATCATCAATTATAAATGTTTCATCTTCTCCTTATTTTTTAAAGAAAAAAAATTGGCCTGGTTTAGAATATTCAGAACTATTAAATTTTAAGAACCAATTAAAAAAAAACTACAAATTATCTGTGAAAAATTTTTTTCAAGAACAAAAGCTAAATAACAAAGAAAATGTTAACCCTATCTATTGGAAAAATTTTCAAAAAAAAATGTTGGCTACATTTTCTCCTTCAAATTTAGCTTTAGAAGAAGGATTTAAAATTCTTTGTTCCATTGATTTAAGAAAAGAAATCAAAAATATTAAGATACCTTTACTTAGAATATACGGATCTTTAGATTTGATGGTTCCAAAAAAAATTTCAAACCTATTAGATTTATGTTGCTATGAACCAAAATCTATTATTATAAAGAAAGCTTCTCATGCTCCATTTATTTCACATTTAAAACAATTTTGTAAAATAATTTTGTTATTTTCAAAACAACTAACCTTTAAAAAAATTTCTTAA
- a CDS encoding single-stranded DNA-binding protein — protein MASRGINKVILIGNLGQDPEVRYMPNGTAVSNITLATSDVWKDKNTGENKEKTEWHRVVLFGKLAEIAGEYLRKGSQVYIEGSLQTRKWQDKNNLDRYTTEIVVNIGGTMQMLGNRHSHSNNMRDESRSSSDSKSLSFNEKSSKNNLSNKGNKLSTVNSISDIDFDDEDIPF, from the coding sequence ATGGCTAGTAGAGGAATTAATAAAGTAATATTAATAGGAAATTTAGGTCAGGATCCAGAGGTTAGATATATGCCTAATGGAACTGCAGTATCTAATATAACATTAGCAACTTCAGATGTTTGGAAAGATAAAAATACAGGAGAGAACAAAGAAAAAACAGAATGGCATAGAGTGGTTTTGTTTGGAAAATTAGCAGAAATTGCGGGAGAATATTTACGTAAAGGATCTCAAGTATATATAGAAGGTTCTTTACAAACTAGAAAATGGCAAGATAAAAATAATTTAGATCGATATACAACCGAAATTGTTGTAAATATAGGAGGAACAATGCAAATGTTGGGTAATAGACACTCTCATTCTAATAATATGAGAGACGAAAGTCGTTCCTCTTCTGATTCTAAATCATTATCTTTCAATGAAAAATCTTCTAAAAATAATTTGAGTAATAAAGGTAACAAATTATCTACTGTGAATTCTATATCTGATATAGACTTTGATGATGAAGACATTCCTTTTTAG